Proteins encoded by one window of Aphidius gifuensis isolate YNYX2018 linkage group LG2, ASM1490517v1, whole genome shotgun sequence:
- the LOC122849535 gene encoding basigin isoform X2 — protein sequence MTRQTSILLSFLYLACTLAMIQADFVSKIKLKKTPLIIKCENITDNSDIIWKMEDKVINEQKMFKIDAKNLTLTVDPADDDTSIFNKSITCSPKNSTTPASKFKIFPKPIPTMNPHSVAVEGEKLTLYCHNKNNFYPSIKIKWQFKNQDINDTSRITYKSDDNQIEKSMLIIEKPTLDDAGEWSCRAAYDKNDLNNDDIEVATTTLRVKDKLAALWPFLGICAEVFILCTIILIYEKKRNKSDLEESDTDQSPDTKPASNKDSDVRHRK from the exons attTTGTTTCGAAAATTAAGCTGAAAAAAACTccattaataatcaaatgtgAAAATATCACTGATAATTCTGATATTATATGGAAAATGGAAGATAAAGTAATAAACGAGcaaaaaatgttcaaaattgatgctaaaaatttaacacttaCTGTTGATCCCGCTGATGATGATACtagtattttcaataaatcaataactTGTTCaccaaaaaattcaacaacaccagcttcaaaattcaaaatttttc ccaaaCCAATTCCAACTATGAATCCACACAGTGTTGCTGTTGAAGGtgaaaaattaactttatactgtcacaataaaaataacttttatccaagtattaaaataaaatggcaGTTTAAAAATCAGGATATAAATGATACAAGCCGTATTACATATAAATCAGATGacaatcaaattgaaaaatcaatgcTTATTATTGAAAAGCCAACATTAGATGATGCAGGTGAATGGTCATGTCGTGCTgcatatgataaaaatgatctcaataatgatgatattgaagTTGCTACAACAACATTAAGAGTTAAAGATAAATTAGCAGCATTATGGCCATTCCTTGGTATTTGTGCTGAAGTATTTATACTCTGTAcaattattcttatttatgaaaaaaaacgtaataaaTCTGATCTTGAAGAATCTGATACTGATCAAAGTCCAGACAC AAAACCAGCATCAAACAAGGACTCAGATGTCAGAcacagaaaataa